The following are encoded together in the Culex pipiens pallens isolate TS chromosome 1, TS_CPP_V2, whole genome shotgun sequence genome:
- the LOC120427154 gene encoding uncharacterized protein LOC120427154 isoform X2, which translates to MTEKVDQPRNNLASYVGSWIPAIRDYIEHKEDGFYCRIESFDCKYVQKLLRPSNFVRHFRNEHTTASIEKGFFRKCYKKARPAQPDSPASAPSLHQRRLVAERAKDFVVRREGSFLCNIDPSSECPYRQTQFRKHIFLHHLVTRHPLKAREHGMSEVNRRHAKPGQKRPLEAKTPVDAGSGIDATVRKHIQLNGQKHQCRISAEFCFYFQTQFNSHNFYRHFYTVHPQEAAEHGISREDYLTLVNGPPQQQQQVVMQSDSSTEDLAERATEQSGATVESVDQHVEASDSESGDNSIHQVKQEVYQRMMYARKVKDLVTECIRKEGDITCCAIDDGKNCHFYQVQVHYDNFFRHICRVHTEEARRRGFFTPTIQSTQKRVSKAKEASSKTKKVKQMGRLSDMVNECVRHEGSFTYCQIDKHSQYEKGFFKLRPHIKTEKRKGKLCDMVEECGRHDGNTKRQPVIVDPHKLELAEKVPNFTVRRKASSGRTRYLCNIQPPSGCAYYEPLLHIGNRYRFVNHFIRKHADAALAHGFEEAEQSTGVLDGPATIPSPTKRNSVRALVDKFVTKEGVGARCHIRPESGCIYSQKVYIPFNFARHFYKKHPSAFEEHGFSFHESMLGKSDNTRNESENAVAAPPPPPLEASVVVKEELDIFDSLPVASIKQEVDPLSEVDQRGEAANEGIGIAQEDDGVENDSVSNVDYETTASESGSYGNHSGSILEFIRKEGRAFHCAIENGRDCDYQQTRLIKGSFERHFRSAHREASLRHGFFQEQEAEAFRRQSSSNSNPKSTTELVEECVREEQNVTYCQINRESDCTYSQQNFNAHNFARHFRKVHPDEAEERGFFEAFARCQDKTEAACGGRRSAQHSHRDMVFKNTEVNDEGVHCRIAGYCPYVQKKFLPSNFERHFRRKHPKESVEKGFHKVHDEVLTQIEKRMRAEKFEKLWKECVAKDENGAYCRLVAGCTFFQRSFSKQKFRLHFFQKHNEEATRKGFTEDHGRGGIASEKGLTHDQTETRRNKPLGPFGNSTFQRMVFECTATDEIGTHCRINASENCPFSQNTFNLMDYLRHFRTVHPEEARAKRFFRTAEEFKPRHFVLSSQIMQHVIKTEQKLRCGINPSKPCDFVMEKFSSRDFLRHFCKYHPDEAEENEFLVEVTRSPTMEVDGGSEEESADEPYVAYENPLEQEDVEQQIDIPHEDPSTYCRLCFSVVLPLTPVFTLSDLDDRTLAEQIATCAGIDLNVTAEPFASICSECVQKLDDIQHFRQRCRTLDNAVRGKLLPSYAPQNDSVKDPSEIEIKDELPSDTDEGEDQTPPEITVDPSNDHSAPEDSANHTFPCCECGVKFNSAQTMIQHYKEKHTAAKPPVIVRKHFKCTDCDTVLPHRSGLSVHRKRYHNPDAPQKQKVYCTMPNCPQFFMGMLLFRRHLKTFHGLTDPAQLALMSVLKQS; encoded by the exons ATGACAGAGAAAGTGGATCAGCCACGGAACAATCTAGCGTCGTACGTGGGCTCGTGGATCCCAGCAATCCGGGACTACATCGAGCACAAGGAGGACGGATTTTATTGCAGGATCGAAAGCTTCGATTGCAAGTACGTGCAGAAGCTGCTGCGGCCGTCCAACTTTGTTCGCCACTTCCGGAACGAGCATACGACGGCCAGCATCGAGAAGGGCTTCTTCCGGAAGTGTTACAAAAAAGCAcg CCCAGCACAGCCTGATTCTCCAGCGTCTGCCCCATCTCTCCACCAACGACGACTCGTCGCGGAAAGGGCGAAGGACTTTGTCGTAAGGCGGGAGGGCAGCTTTCTCTGCAACATCGACCCCTCGTCGGAATGCCCGTACCGGCAGACACAATTCCGAAAGCACATATTCCTGCACCACTTGGTTACGCGACACCCGCTAAAAGCCCGCGAGCATGGAATGTCCGAGGTCAATCGGCGACATGCGAAGCCTGGGCAAAAACGCCCACTGGAAGCTAA GACACCCGTAGACGCCGGGTCTGGGATCGATGCCACGGTGCGGAAGCACATCCAGCTCAACGGGCAAAAGCACCAGTGCCGGATCAGCGCCGAGTTTTGCTTTTACTTTCAGACGCAGTTCAATTCGCACAACTTTTATCGACACTTTTACACGGTTCACCCGCAAGAAGCGGCTGAACACGGGATCTCGCGTGAGGATTATTTAACCCTCGTGAATGGTccaccgcagcagcagcagcaggttgtGATGCAAAGCGATTCGTCGACTGAGGATCTTGCAGAAAG GGCAACGGAGCAGTCTGGCGCGACAGTGGAATCTGTCGATCAGCATGTGGAAGCTTCTGATAGTGAGTCTGGAGACAACAGCATACACCAGGTCAAACAAGAAGTGTATCAACGAATGATGTATGCGAGAAAAGTTAAGGATTTGGTGACGGAATGCATCCGAAAGGAAGGAGACATCACCTGTTGTGCCATCGACGATGGCAAGAACTGCCACTTCTACCAAGTTCAGGTTCATTATGACAACTTCTTCCGACACATTTGTCGGGTGCATACGGAAGAGGCCAGACGAAGAGGGTTCTTCACACCAACAATTCAGAG TACACAAAAACGCGTTTCCAAGGCCAAGGAAGCGTCCAGTAAGAccaaaaaagtaaagcaaatgGGGAGACTCAGTGACATGGTCAACGAATGTGTCCGACATGAAGGCAGCTTCACCTACTGCCAGATCGACAAACACTCCCAAT ACGAGAAGGGATTCTTCAAACTGCGTCCCCATATCAAGACTGAAAAAAGGAAGGGCAAACTCTGCGACATGGTCGAGGAGTGCGGCCGCCATGACGGCAATACAAAGCGGCAACCAGTCATTGTCGATCCCCACAAACTGGAACTAGCTGAGAAAGTTCCGAACTTTACCGTACGGCGAAAGGCAAGTTCAGGCCGGACAAGATACCTGTGCAACATTCAGCCGCCGTCGGGATGTGCGTACTACGAACCGTTGCTTCACATCGGTAACAGATACCGTTTCGTGAACCATTTCATCCGGAAACATGCGGACGCAGCTTTGGCACATGGGTTCGAAGAAGCTGAGCAATCAACCGGTGTTCTTGATGGTCCAGCTACAATCCCCTCTCCCACAAAACGCAACTCGGTTCGCGCCTTGGTGGACAAGTTCGTCACGAAAGAGGGCGTTGGCGCGAGATGCCACATCCGGCCCGAGTCGGGCTGCATCTACTCCCAGAAGGTGTACATTCCGTTTAATTTCGCTAGACACTTTTACAAGAAGCACCCGAGCGCATTTGAAGAGCACGGATTTTCGTTCCATGAGTCGATGCTGGGGAAATCCGACAACACAAGGAACGAATCTGAAAACGCCGTCGCggcgccaccgccgccgccgctcgAGGCAAGTGTCGTCGTAAAAGAGGAATTGGACATTTTCGATTCACTTCCGGTAGCTTCGatcaagcaagaggtcgatccTCTATCCGAGGTGGATCAGCGCGGCGAAGCTGCGAACGAAGGGATTGGCATTGCGCAAGAGGACGATGGTGTCGAGAACGATTCGGTCAGCAATGTTGACTACGAGACAACCGCATCAGAGTCTGGTTCTTATGG GAATCATAGCGGCAGTATCCTTGAATTTATCCGGAAAGAGGGGCGTGCTTTCCACTGTGCGATAGAAAACGGACGCGATTGCGATTACCAACAGACGCGCCTAATAAAGGGCAGCTTTGAGCGACATTTTCGCAGCGCCCATCGTGAAGCGTCTCTTAGGCATGGTTTCTTCCAAGAGCAAGAAGCGGAAGCTTTTCGTAGGCAATCTTCTTCCAACAGCAATCCGAA AAGTACCACCGAGTTGGTTGAAGAGTGCGTTCGCGAGGAACAGAACGTGACCTACTGCCAGATCAACCGCGAGTCCGACTGTACGTACAGTCAGCAAAACTTCAACGCGCACAACTTTGCGCGCCACTTCCGTAAGGTGCATCCGGATGAGGCCGAAGAGCGCGGGTTCTTCGAAGCGTTCGCCAGATGTCAGGACAAAACCGAAGCAGCTTG cggGGGTCGTAGATCGGCGCAGCACAGTCACCGAGATATGGTGTTTAAAAATACCGAGGTGAACGACGAAGGAGTGCACTGCCGGATTGCCGGATATTGTCCGTACGTGCAAAAGAAGTTTTTACCGAGTAATTTTGAGCGACACTTTCGGCGCAAGCATCCCAAGGAATCGGTTGAGAAGGGTTTCCACAAGGTGCACGATGAGGTGCTGACACAGATCGAGAAGAG AATGCGAGCagagaaatttgaaaaactgtGGAAGGAATGTGTCGCGAAAGATGAAAATGGCGCGTACTGTCGGCTGGTTGCGGGCTGCACGTTCTTCCAGCGGAGCTTTTCCAAGCAAAAGTTCAGACTGCATTTCTTTCAAAAGCACAACGAAGAAGCAACACGGAAGGGATTTACCGAAGATCATGGGCGAGGTGGGATCGCCAGTGAGAAGGGTCTCACGCATGATCAAACGGAAACCAGGAGGAACAAACCATTGGG TCCATTCGGTAATTCGACGTTTCAAAGAATGGTGTTCGAATGCACTGCTACGGATGAGATTGGAACGCATTGTCGGATCAACGCTAGCGAAAACTGTCCTTTCAGCCAGAATACGTTCAATTTAATGGACTATCTGCGTCATTTCCGTACAGTACACCCAGAAGAAGCGAGGGCCAAGCGGTTCTTCAGAACAGCCGAAGAATTCAA ACCCCGACATTTCGTACTGAGCTCGCAAATTATGCAGCACGTCATCAAAACGGAACAAAAGCTGCGATGCGGAATCAACCCGTCGAAACCGTGCGATTTTGTGATGGAGAAATTTTCGTCGCGAGATTTCCTACGACACTTTTGCAAATACCACCCAGATGAGGCGGAAGAAAACGAATTTTTGGTTGAAGTCACTCGTTCTCCGACGATGGAAGTCGATGGCGGATCGGAGGAAGAGTCGGCTGATGAGCCGTACGTTGCGTACGAGAATCCCTTAGAACAGGAAGATGTCGAGCAACAAATAGACAT tccCCACGAAGACCCCTCGACCTACTGTCGACTGTGCTTCTCCGTTGTCCTGCCACTGACACCGGTCTTTACCTTGAGCGACCTTGACGACAGAACCCTGGCGGAGCAGATCGCGACCTGTGCGGGCATCGATCTAAACGTCACAGCGGAACCGTTTGCCTCGATCTGCAGCGAGTGCGTCCAAAAGCTCGACGACATTCAACACTTCCGTCAGCGGTGCCGCACGCTGGACAATGCGGTCCGGGGGAAGTTGTTGCCTAGCTATGCGCCGCAGAACGATTCCGTGAAAGACCCAAGCGAGATCGAAATCAAAGACGAACTACCCTCAGATACGGACGAAGGTGAAGATCAAACTCCACCGGAAATTACCGTAGACCCAAGCAATGACCATTCCGCGCCGGAGGATTCGGCAAATCACACGTTCCCGTGTTGCGAGTGCGGCGTAAAATTCAACTCAGCCCAAACCATGATACAACACTACAAGGAAAAGCACACCGCCGCCAAGCCTCCTGTGATCGTTCGAAAGCACTTCAAGTGCACCGACTGCGACACGGTACTGCCACACAGGTCTGGACTCAGCGTGCACCGTAAACGATACCACAATCCCGACGCACCACAGAAGCAGAAAGTTTACTGTACCATGCCAAATTGTCCGCAATTTTTTATGGGCATGCTACTGTTCCGGCGGCATCTTAAAACCTTCCACGGCCTTACCGATCCGGCACAGCTGGCGCTGATGTCGGTTTTGAAGCAGTCCTAG
- the LOC120427154 gene encoding uncharacterized protein LOC120427154 isoform X1, translated as MTEKVDQPRNNLASYVGSWIPAIRDYIEHKEDGFYCRIESFDCKYVQKLLRPSNFVRHFRNEHTTASIEKGFFRKCYKKARPAQPDSPASAPSLHQRRLVAERAKDFVVRREGSFLCNIDPSSECPYRQTQFRKHIFLHHLVTRHPLKAREHGMSEVNRRHAKPGQKRPLEAKTPVDAGSGIDATVRKHIQLNGQKHQCRISAEFCFYFQTQFNSHNFYRHFYTVHPQEAAEHGISREDYLTLVNGPPQQQQQVVMQSDSSTEDLAERATEQSGATVESVDQHVEASDSESGDNSIHQVKQEVYQRMMYARKVKDLVTECIRKEGDITCCAIDDGKNCHFYQVQVHYDNFFRHICRVHTEEARRRGFFTPTIQSTQKRVSKAKEASSKTKKVKQMGRLSDMVNECVRHEGSFTYCQIDKHSQCKFRQTIYNPSNFSRHFRLKHPNVADEKGFFKLRPHIKTEKRKGKLCDMVEECGRHDGNTKRQPVIVDPHKLELAEKVPNFTVRRKASSGRTRYLCNIQPPSGCAYYEPLLHIGNRYRFVNHFIRKHADAALAHGFEEAEQSTGVLDGPATIPSPTKRNSVRALVDKFVTKEGVGARCHIRPESGCIYSQKVYIPFNFARHFYKKHPSAFEEHGFSFHESMLGKSDNTRNESENAVAAPPPPPLEASVVVKEELDIFDSLPVASIKQEVDPLSEVDQRGEAANEGIGIAQEDDGVENDSVSNVDYETTASESGSYGNHSGSILEFIRKEGRAFHCAIENGRDCDYQQTRLIKGSFERHFRSAHREASLRHGFFQEQEAEAFRRQSSSNSNPKSTTELVEECVREEQNVTYCQINRESDCTYSQQNFNAHNFARHFRKVHPDEAEERGFFEAFARCQDKTEAACGGRRSAQHSHRDMVFKNTEVNDEGVHCRIAGYCPYVQKKFLPSNFERHFRRKHPKESVEKGFHKVHDEVLTQIEKRMRAEKFEKLWKECVAKDENGAYCRLVAGCTFFQRSFSKQKFRLHFFQKHNEEATRKGFTEDHGRGGIASEKGLTHDQTETRRNKPLGPFGNSTFQRMVFECTATDEIGTHCRINASENCPFSQNTFNLMDYLRHFRTVHPEEARAKRFFRTAEEFKPRHFVLSSQIMQHVIKTEQKLRCGINPSKPCDFVMEKFSSRDFLRHFCKYHPDEAEENEFLVEVTRSPTMEVDGGSEEESADEPYVAYENPLEQEDVEQQIDIPHEDPSTYCRLCFSVVLPLTPVFTLSDLDDRTLAEQIATCAGIDLNVTAEPFASICSECVQKLDDIQHFRQRCRTLDNAVRGKLLPSYAPQNDSVKDPSEIEIKDELPSDTDEGEDQTPPEITVDPSNDHSAPEDSANHTFPCCECGVKFNSAQTMIQHYKEKHTAAKPPVIVRKHFKCTDCDTVLPHRSGLSVHRKRYHNPDAPQKQKVYCTMPNCPQFFMGMLLFRRHLKTFHGLTDPAQLALMSVLKQS; from the exons ATGACAGAGAAAGTGGATCAGCCACGGAACAATCTAGCGTCGTACGTGGGCTCGTGGATCCCAGCAATCCGGGACTACATCGAGCACAAGGAGGACGGATTTTATTGCAGGATCGAAAGCTTCGATTGCAAGTACGTGCAGAAGCTGCTGCGGCCGTCCAACTTTGTTCGCCACTTCCGGAACGAGCATACGACGGCCAGCATCGAGAAGGGCTTCTTCCGGAAGTGTTACAAAAAAGCAcg CCCAGCACAGCCTGATTCTCCAGCGTCTGCCCCATCTCTCCACCAACGACGACTCGTCGCGGAAAGGGCGAAGGACTTTGTCGTAAGGCGGGAGGGCAGCTTTCTCTGCAACATCGACCCCTCGTCGGAATGCCCGTACCGGCAGACACAATTCCGAAAGCACATATTCCTGCACCACTTGGTTACGCGACACCCGCTAAAAGCCCGCGAGCATGGAATGTCCGAGGTCAATCGGCGACATGCGAAGCCTGGGCAAAAACGCCCACTGGAAGCTAA GACACCCGTAGACGCCGGGTCTGGGATCGATGCCACGGTGCGGAAGCACATCCAGCTCAACGGGCAAAAGCACCAGTGCCGGATCAGCGCCGAGTTTTGCTTTTACTTTCAGACGCAGTTCAATTCGCACAACTTTTATCGACACTTTTACACGGTTCACCCGCAAGAAGCGGCTGAACACGGGATCTCGCGTGAGGATTATTTAACCCTCGTGAATGGTccaccgcagcagcagcagcaggttgtGATGCAAAGCGATTCGTCGACTGAGGATCTTGCAGAAAG GGCAACGGAGCAGTCTGGCGCGACAGTGGAATCTGTCGATCAGCATGTGGAAGCTTCTGATAGTGAGTCTGGAGACAACAGCATACACCAGGTCAAACAAGAAGTGTATCAACGAATGATGTATGCGAGAAAAGTTAAGGATTTGGTGACGGAATGCATCCGAAAGGAAGGAGACATCACCTGTTGTGCCATCGACGATGGCAAGAACTGCCACTTCTACCAAGTTCAGGTTCATTATGACAACTTCTTCCGACACATTTGTCGGGTGCATACGGAAGAGGCCAGACGAAGAGGGTTCTTCACACCAACAATTCAGAG TACACAAAAACGCGTTTCCAAGGCCAAGGAAGCGTCCAGTAAGAccaaaaaagtaaagcaaatgGGGAGACTCAGTGACATGGTCAACGAATGTGTCCGACATGAAGGCAGCTTCACCTACTGCCAGATCGACAAACACTCCCAATGTAAGTTCAGACAGACGATATATAACCCATCGAACTTTAGCCGTCACTTCCGGCTGAAGCATCCAAACGTTGCAGACGAGAAGGGATTCTTCAAACTGCGTCCCCATATCAAGACTGAAAAAAGGAAGGGCAAACTCTGCGACATGGTCGAGGAGTGCGGCCGCCATGACGGCAATACAAAGCGGCAACCAGTCATTGTCGATCCCCACAAACTGGAACTAGCTGAGAAAGTTCCGAACTTTACCGTACGGCGAAAGGCAAGTTCAGGCCGGACAAGATACCTGTGCAACATTCAGCCGCCGTCGGGATGTGCGTACTACGAACCGTTGCTTCACATCGGTAACAGATACCGTTTCGTGAACCATTTCATCCGGAAACATGCGGACGCAGCTTTGGCACATGGGTTCGAAGAAGCTGAGCAATCAACCGGTGTTCTTGATGGTCCAGCTACAATCCCCTCTCCCACAAAACGCAACTCGGTTCGCGCCTTGGTGGACAAGTTCGTCACGAAAGAGGGCGTTGGCGCGAGATGCCACATCCGGCCCGAGTCGGGCTGCATCTACTCCCAGAAGGTGTACATTCCGTTTAATTTCGCTAGACACTTTTACAAGAAGCACCCGAGCGCATTTGAAGAGCACGGATTTTCGTTCCATGAGTCGATGCTGGGGAAATCCGACAACACAAGGAACGAATCTGAAAACGCCGTCGCggcgccaccgccgccgccgctcgAGGCAAGTGTCGTCGTAAAAGAGGAATTGGACATTTTCGATTCACTTCCGGTAGCTTCGatcaagcaagaggtcgatccTCTATCCGAGGTGGATCAGCGCGGCGAAGCTGCGAACGAAGGGATTGGCATTGCGCAAGAGGACGATGGTGTCGAGAACGATTCGGTCAGCAATGTTGACTACGAGACAACCGCATCAGAGTCTGGTTCTTATGG GAATCATAGCGGCAGTATCCTTGAATTTATCCGGAAAGAGGGGCGTGCTTTCCACTGTGCGATAGAAAACGGACGCGATTGCGATTACCAACAGACGCGCCTAATAAAGGGCAGCTTTGAGCGACATTTTCGCAGCGCCCATCGTGAAGCGTCTCTTAGGCATGGTTTCTTCCAAGAGCAAGAAGCGGAAGCTTTTCGTAGGCAATCTTCTTCCAACAGCAATCCGAA AAGTACCACCGAGTTGGTTGAAGAGTGCGTTCGCGAGGAACAGAACGTGACCTACTGCCAGATCAACCGCGAGTCCGACTGTACGTACAGTCAGCAAAACTTCAACGCGCACAACTTTGCGCGCCACTTCCGTAAGGTGCATCCGGATGAGGCCGAAGAGCGCGGGTTCTTCGAAGCGTTCGCCAGATGTCAGGACAAAACCGAAGCAGCTTG cggGGGTCGTAGATCGGCGCAGCACAGTCACCGAGATATGGTGTTTAAAAATACCGAGGTGAACGACGAAGGAGTGCACTGCCGGATTGCCGGATATTGTCCGTACGTGCAAAAGAAGTTTTTACCGAGTAATTTTGAGCGACACTTTCGGCGCAAGCATCCCAAGGAATCGGTTGAGAAGGGTTTCCACAAGGTGCACGATGAGGTGCTGACACAGATCGAGAAGAG AATGCGAGCagagaaatttgaaaaactgtGGAAGGAATGTGTCGCGAAAGATGAAAATGGCGCGTACTGTCGGCTGGTTGCGGGCTGCACGTTCTTCCAGCGGAGCTTTTCCAAGCAAAAGTTCAGACTGCATTTCTTTCAAAAGCACAACGAAGAAGCAACACGGAAGGGATTTACCGAAGATCATGGGCGAGGTGGGATCGCCAGTGAGAAGGGTCTCACGCATGATCAAACGGAAACCAGGAGGAACAAACCATTGGG TCCATTCGGTAATTCGACGTTTCAAAGAATGGTGTTCGAATGCACTGCTACGGATGAGATTGGAACGCATTGTCGGATCAACGCTAGCGAAAACTGTCCTTTCAGCCAGAATACGTTCAATTTAATGGACTATCTGCGTCATTTCCGTACAGTACACCCAGAAGAAGCGAGGGCCAAGCGGTTCTTCAGAACAGCCGAAGAATTCAA ACCCCGACATTTCGTACTGAGCTCGCAAATTATGCAGCACGTCATCAAAACGGAACAAAAGCTGCGATGCGGAATCAACCCGTCGAAACCGTGCGATTTTGTGATGGAGAAATTTTCGTCGCGAGATTTCCTACGACACTTTTGCAAATACCACCCAGATGAGGCGGAAGAAAACGAATTTTTGGTTGAAGTCACTCGTTCTCCGACGATGGAAGTCGATGGCGGATCGGAGGAAGAGTCGGCTGATGAGCCGTACGTTGCGTACGAGAATCCCTTAGAACAGGAAGATGTCGAGCAACAAATAGACAT tccCCACGAAGACCCCTCGACCTACTGTCGACTGTGCTTCTCCGTTGTCCTGCCACTGACACCGGTCTTTACCTTGAGCGACCTTGACGACAGAACCCTGGCGGAGCAGATCGCGACCTGTGCGGGCATCGATCTAAACGTCACAGCGGAACCGTTTGCCTCGATCTGCAGCGAGTGCGTCCAAAAGCTCGACGACATTCAACACTTCCGTCAGCGGTGCCGCACGCTGGACAATGCGGTCCGGGGGAAGTTGTTGCCTAGCTATGCGCCGCAGAACGATTCCGTGAAAGACCCAAGCGAGATCGAAATCAAAGACGAACTACCCTCAGATACGGACGAAGGTGAAGATCAAACTCCACCGGAAATTACCGTAGACCCAAGCAATGACCATTCCGCGCCGGAGGATTCGGCAAATCACACGTTCCCGTGTTGCGAGTGCGGCGTAAAATTCAACTCAGCCCAAACCATGATACAACACTACAAGGAAAAGCACACCGCCGCCAAGCCTCCTGTGATCGTTCGAAAGCACTTCAAGTGCACCGACTGCGACACGGTACTGCCACACAGGTCTGGACTCAGCGTGCACCGTAAACGATACCACAATCCCGACGCACCACAGAAGCAGAAAGTTTACTGTACCATGCCAAATTGTCCGCAATTTTTTATGGGCATGCTACTGTTCCGGCGGCATCTTAAAACCTTCCACGGCCTTACCGATCCGGCACAGCTGGCGCTGATGTCGGTTTTGAAGCAGTCCTAG
- the LOC120427155 gene encoding jerky protein homolog-like has product MQALKKKQKTLSLVEKVQIIDEFESDGGTHEALGRKYGVGSSTVTRFIQQKEELREKLARFSEHGVLNRKTMKSQRFPLLEEVLFIWLLQQREANIIVPSEVLRAKAELLFGELQKRGIYVDHGFVFSDGWMRRFRNRFGLQVKRVAGEKASADKEAYFKFKVVFLEKLIFLKLKMSQVYNADESALFIKMLASRSIVLSNEKTPAGRKMNRVRYTFLPCANMDGSHKLKLMFIGTAAKPRCLGKTSDLPVSYYSSKKAWMTRQLFKTWFHQEFVPAVRKFSADSCIEPRALLLLDNCTAHHDGVDGLISDDGFIQVMFLPPNVTSECQPMDQAVINATKTRYKRKLMLKLILENEHLKFEDRLKKITLQDCIDWIAEAWDEISPMTIQNSWKKLVDHFPDGEFCPLETGDAAEGDCAEVDTGADAGMEDVRQLVAAIDELAGTSTSDEEFDMWVRDRMYDVDNNPAWLTSEVFSDEEILDSVLNPDVDPVPVECELGESMDDTSFDRSSGSVGDFPLEPEFPDAMKAVDCLMSFVRNDAADLSRLKALRTKLIEIEWRKRAL; this is encoded by the exons ATGCAAGCTCtaaagaaaaagcaaaaaaccctTTCGCTTGTGGAGAAGGTCCAGATTATCGACGAGTTTGAGAGCGACGGTGGAACCCACGAAGCGCTCGGCCGGAAGTACGGCGTTGGTTCTTCCACCGTGACAAGGTTCATTCAGCAGAAGGAGGAGCTGCGTGAAAAACTCGCACGGTTTTCCGAGCATGGCGTGCTGAACCGGAAGACCATGAAGAGTCAAAGATTCCCGTTGTTGGAGGAAGTTTTGTTCATCTGGCTTCTCCAGCAGCGTGAAGCCAACATCATCGTCCCATCAGAAGTTTTGCGAGCCAAGGCAGAATTGTTGTTCGGGGAACTACAGAAGCGCGGAATTTACGTGGATCATGGTTTCGTTTTTTCCGACGGATGGATGCGCCGTTTCCGGAACAGGTTCGGTCTTCAGGTGAAGCGTGTGGCCGGAGAAAAGGCATCTGCAGACAAGGAGGCTTATTTCAAGTTCAAGGTTGTGTTCCTCGagaaactgatttttttgaagctGAAAATGAGTCAAGTATACAACGCGGACGAATCGGCTCTGTTCATAAAGATGCTGGCTTCAAGGAGCATTGTTCTGTCCAACGAAAAAACGCCAGCCGGACGAAAAATGAACCGAGTGCGATACACTTTTCTCCCCTGCGCAAATATGGATGGCTCGCACAAGTTAAAACTAATGTTTATCGGAACCGCGGCCAAGCCAAGATGTTTGGGGAAGACCTCAGATCTTCCGGTGTCTTACTACAGCTCCAAGAAAGCATGGATGACGCGGCAGCTGTTTAAGACTTGGTTCCACCAGGAGTTCGTGCCGGCTGTTCGGAAGTTTTCGGCCGATTCCTGCATCGAGCCACGAGCCTTACTATTGCTGGACAATTGTACAGCTCATCATGATGGTGTCGACGGTCTCATCTCCGATGACGGATTCATTCAA GTTATGTTCCTCCCGCCAAATGTGACCTCGGAATGCCAGCCCATGGACCAGGCGGTGATCAATGCTACCAAGACTCGGTATAAGCGCAAACTGATGCTGAAGCTCATCCTAGAAAACGAGCATCTGAAGTTTGAGGACCGTCTGAAGAAGATCACGCTTCAAGATTGCATCGACTGGATTGCGGAGGCCTGGGACGAAATCTCGCCGATGACAATACAAAACTCTTGGAAGAAACTTGTGGACCACTTCCCGGATGGCGAGTTTTGTCCTCTCGAAACAGGTGATGCTGCCGAAGGAGACTGTGCTGAGGTTGACACTGGTGCAGATGCTGGAATGGAAGATGTTCGGCAGCTGGTCGCAGCTATCGACGAATTGGCCGGAACGTCCACTTCAGACGAGGAGTTCGATATGTGGGTAAGGGATCGGATGTACGATGTGGACAACAACCCGGCGTGGCTGACCAGTGAGGTTTTCTCCGACGAGGAAATCCTCGATTCGGTCTTGAATCCAGATGTTGATCCAGTTCCCGTCGAATGCGAACTTGGCGAATCAATGGATGACACATCGTTTGACCGATCATCCGGAAGTGTGGGCGATTTCCCCCTCGAACCGGAATTTCCGGACGCCATGAAGGCAGTGGACTGTCTCATGAGCTTTGTCCGCAATGATGCCGCTGATTTAAGTCGCCTAAAGGCTTTGCGCacgaaattgattgaaattgaatgGCGCAAGCGAGCGCTTTAA